Proteins encoded by one window of Bradyrhizobium sp. B097:
- a CDS encoding GrlR family regulatory protein, whose amino-acid sequence MFEGFYKVRFELGGAVGRSVMYVGDGKMLGGNSAFAHIGTYQKAGDEVAVEIQTVRHNPDPNYRAMAGTDDATLLAKGRPDGELYRFKGELKELPGVPFQSVMTPITEDEVPIAGGVGEGGIINGLYSIHIQLLDGVDGSLTGVMLLNNGRILGGDAFFYYLGTYISEKGRWKGQILNQEHTSAMGENPVFGGHEVGIGFAGSCDAEGAVLEATALAGKRSLRLRAALKLMRRA is encoded by the coding sequence TTGTTTGAAGGGTTTTACAAGGTCCGGTTCGAGCTGGGGGGCGCCGTCGGCCGCAGCGTGATGTATGTCGGCGACGGCAAGATGCTCGGCGGCAACTCGGCGTTCGCCCATATCGGCACCTATCAGAAAGCCGGCGACGAGGTCGCGGTCGAGATCCAGACCGTCCGCCACAACCCCGATCCGAATTACCGCGCGATGGCCGGCACCGATGACGCGACGCTGCTCGCCAAGGGTAGGCCGGACGGCGAGCTCTACCGCTTCAAGGGCGAGCTGAAGGAATTGCCCGGCGTACCGTTCCAGTCGGTGATGACGCCGATCACCGAGGACGAAGTCCCGATCGCAGGCGGGGTCGGCGAGGGCGGTATCATCAACGGGCTCTATTCGATCCACATCCAGCTGCTTGACGGTGTCGACGGCAGCCTCACCGGCGTGATGCTGCTGAACAACGGCCGCATCCTTGGCGGCGATGCGTTCTTCTACTATCTGGGCACCTACATCTCCGAGAAGGGCCGCTGGAAGGGGCAGATCCTCAATCAGGAGCACACCTCGGCGATGGGCGAGAACCCGGTCTTCGGCGGCCATGAGGTCGGCATCGGCTTTGCCGGCAGCTGCGACGCGGAAGGCGCCGTGCTCGAAGCGACGGCGCTTGCCGGCAAGCGCAGCCTCCGCCTCAGGGCCGCGCTCAAGCTGATGCGGCGGGCGTAA